A single Roseinatronobacter monicus DNA region contains:
- a CDS encoding CTP synthase, with protein sequence MARYIFITGGVVSSLGKGLASAALGALLQARGFTVRLRKLDPYLNVDPGTMSPFEHGEVFVTDDGAETDLDLGHYERFTGVAARRTDSVSSGRIYSNVLEKERRGDYLGKTIQVIPHVTNEIKDFLAIGEDEVDFMLCEIGGTVGDIEGLPFFEAIRQFSHERPRGQCIFMHLTLLPYLAASGELKTKPTQHSVKELQSIGIAPDVLVCRSEHPIPEKERQKIALFCNVRPDAVIPAYDLKSIYEAPMAYHGAGLDQAVLDAFGINPAPRPNLARWEDVMDRLAHPEGEVRIAIVGKYVQLEDAYKSIKEALVHGGIANRVKVQVDWIDASVFDAADPGPALEAYHAILVPGGFGERGTEGKIKAATYARTKKIPYFGICLGMQMACIEAARNLAGIDDAGSEEFDLEAGHKRFTPVVYHLKEWVQGNHRIERKLGDDKGGTMRLGAYNAALKEGSRVAQIYGSTRIEERHRHRYEVDTKFREALEGKGLTFSGMSPDGKLPEIVEHEDHPWFIGVQFHPELKSKPFDPHPLFADFVRAAVEVSRLV encoded by the coding sequence ATGGCGCGCTATATCTTCATTACCGGCGGTGTTGTTTCCAGTCTGGGCAAGGGGCTTGCTTCGGCCGCACTTGGTGCGTTGCTGCAAGCACGTGGTTTCACAGTGCGTTTGCGCAAGCTGGACCCCTATCTGAATGTCGATCCCGGCACGATGTCGCCGTTTGAACATGGCGAGGTGTTTGTCACGGATGACGGTGCGGAAACCGATCTGGACCTTGGGCACTATGAGCGATTCACCGGTGTCGCTGCACGGCGCACTGATTCGGTGTCATCGGGGCGGATTTATTCCAATGTGCTGGAGAAAGAACGCCGCGGCGATTATCTTGGCAAAACGATTCAGGTGATCCCGCATGTCACCAACGAGATCAAGGATTTCCTTGCCATTGGTGAGGATGAGGTTGATTTTATGCTGTGCGAAATCGGTGGCACAGTGGGCGATATCGAAGGCCTGCCGTTTTTCGAGGCCATCCGCCAGTTCAGCCATGAGCGCCCGCGCGGGCAGTGTATTTTCATGCATCTGACGCTGCTGCCCTATCTGGCCGCGAGCGGAGAGTTGAAAACGAAACCCACGCAACACTCGGTCAAGGAATTGCAATCCATCGGGATTGCGCCCGATGTGCTGGTCTGCCGGTCAGAGCATCCGATCCCTGAAAAAGAGCGCCAGAAAATTGCATTGTTCTGCAATGTGCGCCCGGACGCTGTGATCCCCGCGTATGATCTGAAGTCGATCTATGAAGCGCCTATGGCGTATCACGGGGCAGGGCTGGATCAGGCTGTGCTGGACGCATTCGGCATCAACCCCGCGCCGCGCCCCAATCTGGCCCGTTGGGAAGATGTGATGGACCGGTTGGCCCATCCAGAGGGCGAGGTGCGCATCGCCATTGTGGGCAAATATGTGCAGCTTGAAGACGCTTATAAATCCATCAAGGAAGCGTTGGTACATGGCGGTATTGCCAATCGCGTGAAAGTGCAGGTTGACTGGATTGATGCGAGTGTTTTTGACGCGGCTGACCCCGGACCCGCGCTGGAAGCTTATCATGCCATCCTTGTGCCCGGCGGATTTGGCGAGCGCGGCACCGAAGGCAAGATCAAGGCCGCGACCTATGCGCGGACCAAGAAGATCCCCTATTTTGGCATCTGTCTGGGCATGCAGATGGCCTGTATCGAGGCGGCGCGCAACCTTGCCGGAATTGACGATGCAGGCTCGGAAGAGTTTGACCTTGAAGCGGGGCACAAGCGCTTCACGCCGGTTGTTTATCACCTGAAAGAATGGGTGCAGGGCAATCACAGGATCGAGCGCAAACTGGGCGATGACAAGGGCGGCACGATGCGGCTGGGTGCCTATAATGCGGCGCTGAAAGAAGGCTCGCGCGTGGCGCAGATTTACGGCAGCACCCGGATCGAGGAACGCCACCGCCATCGCTATGAGGTGGATACGAAATTCCGCGAAGCGCTTGAAGGCAAGGGTCTGACCTTCTCCGGCATGTCGCCGGATGGCAAATTGCCCGAGATTGTCGAGCATGAAGACCATCCGTGGTTCATCGGGGTGCAGTTCCACCCAGAGTTGAAATCAAAGCCATTTGATCCGCACCCGCTATTCGCAGATTTCGTGCGCGCGGCGGTCGAGGTGTCGCGTCTGGTGTAA
- a CDS encoding dimethylsulfonioproprionate lyase family protein: MDQSALPYRLSDRPAWGYLLRDFLEMYRALPAGGSVKIRAHQRLVRERITGVLRANPSLRDTDAASKPVTLHLQRALDQGRGTSMSRVIRSIDGLRDQLSWQYGYDKVPRGLDQKYAYAELVGPTGPVLSDQIILGLVLFAPSCIYPTHAHDGITESYICLSGAMSQNDQGVYVPGSMIFNPPGQMHRITVADLEPSLLAYAWIGPHEKLTSQKMVFTRKARRQG, translated from the coding sequence ATGGATCAAAGCGCGTTGCCCTACCGCCTGTCAGACCGCCCCGCATGGGGTTATCTGTTGCGTGATTTTCTGGAAATGTATCGCGCGCTGCCCGCAGGTGGCAGCGTCAAGATCAGGGCGCATCAGCGCCTTGTGCGCGAACGTATCACCGGTGTGTTGCGCGCGAACCCCAGTTTGCGCGACACGGATGCGGCCAGCAAACCTGTTACCCTGCATTTGCAACGCGCATTGGATCAGGGGCGCGGCACCTCTATGTCGCGTGTTATTCGCAGCATAGACGGGCTGCGCGACCAGCTTTCGTGGCAATATGGCTATGACAAGGTGCCGCGCGGACTGGACCAGAAATACGCCTATGCGGAACTTGTCGGCCCGACCGGGCCGGTGCTGAGCGATCAGATCATTTTGGGGCTGGTGCTGTTTGCGCCAAGCTGCATCTACCCAACACATGCGCATGACGGGATCACCGAAAGCTATATCTGCCTGTCGGGTGCGATGTCGCAAAACGATCAGGGTGTGTATGTGCCCGGCTCTATGATCTTCAACCCGCCGGGGCAGATGCACCGGATCACCGTTGCTGATCTGGAGCCGTCCTTGCTGGCCTATGCGTGGATCGGCCCGCATGAGAAACTGACATCGCAAAAAATGGTGTTCACCCGCAAGGCGCGGCGGCAAGGCTAG
- a CDS encoding DUF2842 domain-containing protein — MTLSWKARRRWALFALVVALPLYIVVAVTIVTLFERPPFLLELTIYVVLGILWAFPLKKLFMGISQPDPDARRKD, encoded by the coding sequence ATGACCTTATCCTGGAAAGCACGTAGACGTTGGGCGCTGTTTGCGCTGGTGGTGGCCTTGCCGCTCTATATCGTGGTGGCGGTTACAATAGTCACCCTTTTTGAGCGGCCCCCCTTCTTGCTGGAACTTACGATTTATGTCGTGCTCGGAATTCTCTGGGCGTTTCCGCTGAAAAAGCTGTTCATGGGCATCAGCCAGCCAGACCCGGACGCCCGGCGCAAGGATTAG
- the secG gene encoding preprotein translocase subunit SecG, whose translation MQNVVLIVHLLLALTLIGVVLVQRSEGGGLGIGGGDGNASAGRPPLTAMAKLTWVLAAAFIATSLTLTVIAAQQSATSSVLDRLGTPTAPTEPTVPSLPLGDGLLPPPVADDTLAPPPADD comes from the coding sequence ATGCAAAATGTCGTGCTGATTGTCCATCTCTTGCTGGCGCTGACGCTGATCGGCGTCGTGCTTGTGCAGCGCTCCGAAGGTGGGGGGCTTGGCATTGGCGGGGGCGATGGCAACGCCAGCGCAGGCCGTCCGCCGCTGACGGCTATGGCCAAGCTGACTTGGGTGCTTGCCGCTGCGTTCATTGCGACATCGCTGACGCTGACTGTCATTGCAGCACAGCAATCCGCCACAAGCTCGGTTCTGGACCGTCTGGGCACGCCGACCGCACCTACCGAGCCGACTGTGCCGTCGCTGCCTTTGGGCGATGGCTTGTTGCCGCCGCCCGTTGCCGATGACACTCTGGCACCCCCCCCGGCCGACGACTAG
- a CDS encoding adenylosuccinate synthase: MANVVVVGAQWGDEGKGKIVDWLSERADVVARFQGGHNAGHTLVIDGKVYKLHALPSGVVRGGKLSIIGNGVVLDPWHLLSEIATIRDQGVEITPETLMIAENTPLILPFHGELDRARENQNSVAKIGTTGRGIGPCYEDKVGRRVIRVADLADDATLEMRVDRALVHHNALRAGLGLDAIDRDALLADLRKVAPEILKFAAPVWKVLNDKRKAGKRILFEGAQGALLDVDFGTYPYVTSSNVIAGQAATGVGVGPGAIDFVLGIVKAYTTRVGEGPFPTELHDDDGERLGTRGREFGTTTGRKRRCGWFDACLLRQTCATSGVTGIALTKLDVLDGFEMLKICVGYDLDGTRLDYLPTAADQQARCTPIYEELPGWSETTEGARSWADLPANAIKYVRRVEELIDCPVALLSTSPEREDTILVTDPFAD, translated from the coding sequence ATGGCCAATGTCGTTGTTGTCGGCGCTCAATGGGGTGACGAAGGAAAAGGCAAGATTGTGGACTGGCTGTCCGAACGTGCCGATGTCGTCGCACGGTTTCAAGGCGGGCATAACGCAGGTCACACGCTGGTGATTGATGGCAAGGTCTACAAGCTGCATGCGCTGCCCTCGGGCGTTGTGCGTGGCGGCAAGCTGTCCATTATCGGCAATGGTGTCGTGCTGGACCCCTGGCACCTGCTGAGCGAGATTGCCACCATCCGCGATCAGGGCGTCGAGATCACACCCGAGACATTGATGATCGCCGAGAATACACCGCTGATCCTGCCGTTTCACGGAGAGTTGGATCGCGCCCGCGAAAATCAGAATTCTGTCGCCAAGATCGGGACGACAGGCCGTGGAATCGGGCCATGCTATGAGGATAAAGTGGGCCGCCGTGTGATCCGCGTGGCCGATCTGGCCGATGATGCGACCTTGGAGATGCGCGTCGACCGCGCATTGGTGCATCACAATGCGCTGCGCGCGGGGCTGGGGCTGGACGCGATTGACCGCGACGCGCTTCTGGCCGATCTGCGCAAGGTTGCGCCTGAGATCCTGAAATTCGCGGCCCCTGTGTGGAAGGTGCTGAACGACAAGCGAAAGGCTGGCAAACGTATCCTGTTCGAGGGGGCGCAGGGCGCGCTGCTGGATGTCGATTTCGGCACATACCCTTATGTCACATCGTCCAATGTCATCGCCGGACAGGCCGCAACGGGCGTGGGTGTCGGCCCCGGCGCGATCGATTTTGTCCTTGGTATTGTGAAAGCCTATACCACCCGCGTCGGCGAAGGCCCCTTTCCGACCGAATTGCACGATGACGATGGCGAGCGTCTGGGCACGCGCGGGCGTGAATTTGGCACCACAACCGGGCGCAAACGCCGTTGCGGCTGGTTTGATGCCTGTCTGCTGCGCCAGACCTGCGCCACGTCGGGTGTAACGGGCATTGCGCTGACCAAGCTGGATGTGCTGGACGGGTTCGAGATGCTGAAAATCTGCGTGGGCTATGATCTGGACGGCACGCGGCTGGATTACCTGCCCACCGCCGCCGACCAGCAAGCCCGCTGCACCCCGATCTATGAGGAATTGCCGGGCTGGAGCGAAACCACTGAGGGCGCGCGCAGTTGGGCTGACTTGCCCGCGAATGCGATCAAATATGTGCGCCGCGTGGAAGAGTTGATTGACTGCCCGGTCGCCCTACTTTCCACCTCACCCGAACGCGAAGATACAATCCTAGTCACGGACCCGTTTGCAGACTGA
- a CDS encoding alpha/beta fold hydrolase, protein MYVSVNGAKLFFDVDGEGLKPDGKTMRQKPTVIMVHGGPGADHTVAKPYFSQLTDIAQVIYYDHRGNGRSDACDETSWNLAQWGDDLKGLCDALSVENPIVIGTSFGGFVTLSYATRYPGHPAGLVLISTAAKVHFQSIYKAFERLGGKEIRDIAKAYWENPTAEGRALYRDRCVPYYSCNSSASTDWLSRILWKNETALWFNGPLNEHGRMDFRAALSKIECPTLVLAGEYDPITPPEFSEEIAAGLRPEQLTYLKFPDCGHGVVGDKPDDALIALRRFIQSVQV, encoded by the coding sequence ATGTATGTGTCGGTAAACGGGGCAAAACTGTTCTTCGATGTGGACGGCGAGGGTCTTAAGCCAGATGGCAAAACCATGCGGCAAAAGCCAACAGTTATCATGGTCCATGGTGGACCGGGCGCAGACCACACTGTGGCAAAGCCATACTTTTCGCAACTGACAGACATCGCGCAGGTGATCTACTATGATCACCGGGGCAACGGGCGAAGCGATGCATGCGACGAAACCAGTTGGAACCTAGCGCAATGGGGCGACGATCTGAAGGGGCTTTGCGATGCCTTGAGCGTCGAAAATCCTATTGTGATCGGCACCTCGTTCGGCGGTTTCGTTACGCTGTCTTATGCAACCCGTTACCCCGGCCATCCGGCGGGTCTGGTGCTGATCAGCACAGCGGCCAAGGTGCATTTTCAAAGCATTTACAAGGCCTTTGAGCGCCTTGGCGGAAAAGAGATCCGCGATATTGCCAAGGCCTATTGGGAAAACCCTACAGCAGAGGGACGAGCGCTCTATCGGGATCGCTGCGTGCCGTATTATAGCTGCAACAGCTCTGCATCGACAGATTGGTTGTCGCGCATCTTATGGAAGAATGAAACGGCCCTGTGGTTCAATGGACCGCTCAACGAACATGGGCGCATGGATTTTCGCGCGGCTCTTTCCAAGATTGAATGCCCGACACTGGTTCTGGCGGGAGAGTATGATCCCATCACTCCGCCTGAGTTTAGCGAAGAAATCGCAGCCGGGTTGCGCCCCGAACAACTCACTTATCTTAAATTTCCTGATTGCGGGCATGGAGTGGTGGGTGACAAGCCCGACGACGCCCTCATCGCGCTACGGCGCTTCATCCAATCCGTGCAAGTTTAG